From Coffea arabica cultivar ET-39 chromosome 2e, Coffea Arabica ET-39 HiFi, whole genome shotgun sequence, the proteins below share one genomic window:
- the LOC113733162 gene encoding FT-interacting protein 7, with protein MSNLKLGVEVVSAHNLLAKDGQGSSSAFVELKFDGQKFRTTVKENDLNPYWNETFYFTISNPDELLNHTLEVHVYNNNKNGQSKSCLGKVRISGTAFVPYSDAVVFHYPLEKVAIFSRSRGELGLKVFITDDPYIRSSNPLPAMDSSSYTKSRSTQAQAPETQAEGLIPETKSNGKKGSRRTFHHLPNANYQQQLDSSIAASQQSINYGVEQLRPELNAARMVRTFSNLFSQPVEYALKETSPVLGGGQVVQGRVIRADKPASTYDLVEPMQFLFVRVVKARDLPSKDVTGSLDPYVEVRVGNYRGVTSHFEKRQNPEWNAVFAFAKDRIQSSFVEVVVKDKDMLKDDFVGMIRFDLQEVPMRVPPDSPLAPEWYHLESKNGEKKKGELMLAVWMGTQADEAYPDAWHSDAAGPVDSSVFSSLIRSKVYHSPRLWYVRVNVIEAQDLIISEKTRFPDVYVKVQVGNQVLRTKAVQTRTMNVLWNEDLMFVAAEPLEDYLILSVEDRVGPNKEDVFGRVIIPLKTVERRADDRIVHSKWFNLQKPGATDVHETKKDKFASRLHLRVCLDGGYHVLDESTHCSSDLRPTAKQLWKPPIGILELGVLSADGLHPMKTRDGRGTSDTYCVAKYGHKWVRTRTIIDSMNPKYNEQYTWEVFDPSTVLTVGVFDSSDVGSNGNKDVRIGKVRIRLSTLETGRVYTHSYPLLVLHPSGVKKMGELHLAIRFSCTSMANMMFLYSRPPLPKMHCVRPLNIMQQEMLRHQAVNIVAARLSRAEPPLRKEVVEYMTDADSHLWSMRRSKANFFRLMSVCNGLFAVGKWFGEVCMWKNPVTTSLVHVLFAMLICFPELILPTVFLYMFVIGIWNYRYRPKYPPHMNTRISYADAVHPDELDEEFDTFPTTKSSDLVRMRYDRLRSVAGRIQTVVGDLATQGERIQALLSWRDPRATAIFVTFCLVAAIVLYVTPFQALALMAGFYVMRHPRFRHKLPPVPLNFFRRLPARTDSML; from the coding sequence ATGAGCAATCTCAAGCTTGGTGTCGAAGTTGTGAGTGCACACAACCTCTTAGCTAAAGATGGCCAGGGCTCATCTAGTGCCTTTGTAGAGCTCAAGTTTGATGGTCAGAAATTTCGTACGACTGTCAAAGAAAATGATCTCAACCCTTATTGGAATGAGACCTTCTACTTCACCATATCAAATCCAGATGAACTGCTGAACCACACTCTTGAAGTCCATGTCTACAACAACAATAAGAATGGCCAATCCAAATCCTGTCTTGGCAAGGTACGAATCAGCGGTACAGCATTTGTACCCTATTCTGATGCTGTTGTCTTCCATTACCCACTGGAAAAAGTGGCCATTTTCTCACGTTCTAGGGGCGAGCTTGGCCTCAAAGTTTTTATTACAGATGACCCTTATATAAGGTCCTCCAACCCACTTCCTGCAATGGATTCTTCTTCATACACAAAGTCACGTTCAACACAAGCCCAAGCTCCAGAAACACAAGCTGAGGGGTTGATTCCCGAGACAAAGTCAAATGGGAAAAAGGGTTCACGACGCACCTTTCACCACTTGCCAAATGCAAATTATCAGCAGCAGCTTGATTCTTCCATTGCTGCATCCCAGCAATCAATTAACTATGGCGTTGAACAGCTTAGACCTGAGCTTAACGCAGCACGTATGGTTCGCACGTTCTCAAATTTGTTTTCACAACCAGTTGAATATGCACTTAAAGAAACAAGCCCTGTCCTCGGAGGAGGACAAGTTGTTCAGGGTCGGGTTATACGAGCTGACAAGCCAGCCAGCACTTATGATCTTGTTGAGCCCATGCAGTTTCTTTTTGTACGAGTTGTGAAAGCACGTGACCTTCCTTCCAAGGATGTTACAGGAAGCCTCGACCCTTATGTTGAAGTAAGAGTTGGGAACTATAGAGGAGTCACAAGTCACTTTGAGAAAAGGCAAAATCCAGAGTGGAATGCAGTGTTTGCCTTTGCAAAGGATAGGATACAGTCATCTTTTGTGGAAGTTGTAGTCAAGGACAAGGACATGTTAAAAGATGACTTTGTTGGGATGATTCGATTTGATCTTCAGGAAGTTCCCATGCGTGTGCCTCCAGATAGTCCATTAGCTCCGGAATGGTATCATCTCGAGTCTAAGAATGGGGAGAAGAAAAAGGGGGAACTAATGCTTGCTGTCTGGATGGGCACACAAGCTGATGAGGCTTATCCTGATGCTTGGCATTCAGATGCAGCTGGTCCTGTTGATTCCTCAGTGTTTTCCTCACTTATCCGCTCGAAAGTCTACCATTCCCCGAGGTTATGGTATGTCCGAGTCAATGTTATTGAGGCACAGGACTTGATTATATCTGAGAAGACTCGATTTCCAGATGTGTATGTCAAGGTCCAAGTAGGTAATCAGGTTCTTAGGACAAAGGCAGTCCAAACTCGAACTATGAATGTACTCTGGAATGAGGATCTGATGTTCGTTGCTGCTGAACCCTTAGAAGATTATCTAATTCTTTCAGTTGAAGATCGTGTTGGTCCCAATAAGGAAGATGTCTTTGGAAGGGTCATTATACCATTGAAGACTGTTGAAAGGCGTGCTGATGACCGTATTGTCCACTCAAAGTGGTTCAACCTTCAAAAACCAGGTGCAACTGATGTGCATGAGACAAAGAAAGACAAGTTTGCTAGCAGGCTTCACCTTCGTGTCTGCCTTGATGGAGGGTACCATGTGCTTGATGAATCTACTCACTGCAGCAGCGATCTTCGGCCTACAGCAAAACAGCTCTGGAAGCCACCTATTGGTATCTTAGAATTAGGAGTTTTAAGTGCCGATGGCCTACACCCAATGAAGACAAGAGATGGAAGGGGTACGTCAGACACGTATTGTGTGGCTAAATATGGGCATAAGTGGGTTAGAACCCGGACAATCATTGACAGCATGAATCCCAAGTACAATGAGCAGTACACATGGGAAGTTTTTGACCCATCAACCGTTCTCACAGTTGGTGTTTTTGATAGCAGTGATGTTGGTTCAAATGGTAACAAGGATGTGAGAATTGGTAAGGTTCGTATTCGACTATCTACCCTTGAAACTGGTCGGGTATACACACATTCTTATCCGTTGCTAGTGCTTCACCCTTCGGGTGTTAAAAAAATGGGGGAGTTGCATTTGGCAATACGTTTCTCATGCACATCAATGGCGAACATGATGTTTCTTTACAGTAGGCCACCGTTACCAAAGATGCATTGCGTCAGACCATTGAATATAATGCAGCAGGAGATGTTGCGCCACCAAGCTGTCAATATAGTGGCAGCTCGGCTAAGCCGAGCTGAGCCCCCTCTAAGAAAGGAAGTAGTGGAGTATATGACTGATGCAGATTCACACCTTTGGAGCATGAGACGAAGCAAAGCCAATTTTTTCCGCTTGATGTCTGTTTGTAATGGGTTATTTGCAGTTGGAAAATGGTTTGGGGAAGTCTGTATGTGGAAAAACCCAGTCACTACCTCTCTGGTGCATGTTCTTTTTGCAATGCTGATTTGTTTTCCAGAATTGATACTGCCGACAGTGTTTTTGTACATGTTCGTGATAGGGATTTGGAACTACCGCTACCGGCCAAAATATCCACCTCACATGAACACCAGAATATCCTATGCTGATGCTGTGCATCCTGATGAGCTTGATGAGGAATTTGACACATTTCCTACAACTAAAAGTTCAGACCTAGTTAGAATGAGGTATGATCGTTTAAGAAGTGTGGCTGGTCGAATACAGACTGTGGTGGGTGATTTGGCCACCCAAGGGGAGCGGATCCAAGCGCTTCTGAGTTGGCGAGACCCGCGTGCCACTGCCATTTTCGTGACCTTCTGCCTAGTTGCTGCCATTGTGCTGTATGTCACCCCTTTTCAGGCACTGGCTCTCATGGCTGGATTTTATGTGATGAGGCATCCCCGGTTCCGCCACAAGTTGCCACCAGTACCATTGAATTTCTTCCGTCGATTGCCAGCCAGGACTGACAGTATGCTATAG